From one Erinaceus europaeus chromosome 4, mEriEur2.1, whole genome shotgun sequence genomic stretch:
- the LOC103123897 gene encoding histone H2A type 1-C yields the protein MSGRGKQGGKARAKAKSRSSRAGLQFPVGRVHRLLRKGNYAERVGAGAPVYLAAVLEYLTAEILELAGNAARDNKKTRIIPRHLQLAIRNDEELNKLLGRVTIAQGGVLPNIQAVLLPKKTESHHKAKGK from the coding sequence ATGTCTGGGCGTGGCAAGCAGGGAGGAAAAGCCCGTGCGAAAGCAAAATCGCGTTCTTCTCGGGCTGGTCTGCAGTTCCCTGTCGGCCGAGTGCACCGACTTCTCCGCAAAGGCAACTATGCAGAGCGGGTTGGGGCTGGGGCTCCAGTGTACCTGGCGGCGGTGCTGGAGTACCTGACGGCCGAGATCCTGGAGCTGGCGGGCAACGCGGCCCGCGACAACAAGAAGACCCGCATCATCCCGCGCCATCTGCAGCTGGCCATCCGCAATGACGAGGAGCTCAACAAGCTGCTGGGCCGAGTAACCATTGCGCAGGGTGGTGTCTTACCCAATATTCAGGCCGTATTACTGCCTAAGAAGACCGAGAGCCACCATAAGGCTAAAGGCAAATGA
- the LOC103123898 gene encoding histone H2B type 1-C/E/F/G/I codes for MPEPAKSAPAPKKGSKKAVTKAQKKDGKKRKRSRKESYSVYVYKVLKQVHPDTGISSKAMGIMNSFVNDIFERIAGEASRLAHYNKRSTITSREIQTAVRLLLPGELAKHAVSEGTKAVTKYTSSK; via the coding sequence ATGCCTGAGCCTGCGAAGTCTGCCCCTGCCCCGAAGAAGGGCTCTAAGAAGGCCGTCACCAAGGCGCAGAAGAAGGATGGTAAGAAGCGCAAGCGCAGCCGCAAGGAGAGTTACTCCGTCTACGTCTacaaggtgctgaagcaggtccacCCCGACACCGGCATCTCATCCAAGGCGATGGGCATCATGAACTCCTTCGTGAACGACATCTTCGAGCGCATCGCCGGCGAGGCTTCCCGCCTGGCGCACTACAACAAGCGCTCGACCATCACCTCCAGGGAGATCCAGACTGCCGTGCGCCTGCTGCTGCCTGGAGAGCTGGCCAAGCACGCCGTGTCGGAGGGCACCAAGGCTGTCACCAAGTACACCAGCTCCAAGTAA
- the H1-6 gene encoding histone H1t, with translation MISTDTVPAAPDNPASISMEKLPVKKLAKKSNNLTGASQKTPSLSLSKLITESLSDCQERTGMSLSALKKVLAASGYDVKKNNNRINLGLKSLVNKGTLVQTRGTSASGSFKLSKRITPESTKGKVKKAASANTKKLALAKDSKSPKNSKTNKDKPSTLGRKKAAKKGTKDDRKVKGANVKQQCKSPAKTKARKPMAGRPKLIKHQTNPRKTAPKN, from the coding sequence ATGATTTCAACTGACACTGTCCCAGCAGCCCCGGATAACCCTGCTTCAATCTCTATGGAGAAGCTTCCAGTCAAGAAGCTAGCAAAGAAGTCGAACAATCTGACAGGTGCAAGTCAGAAGACTCCAAGCCTTTCTCTGTCCAAGCTGATCACTGAGTCTCTCTCAGATTGCCAGGAGCGAACAGGCATGTCCTTGTCTGCACTCAAGAAGGTGCTGGCAGCCTCCGGCTACGATGTGAAAAAGAACAACAACCGAATCAATTTGGGGCTAAAGTCCCTTGTAAACAAGGGCACTCTGGTGCAGACTAGGGGTACCAGCGCCTCTGGGTCCTTCAAGCTAAGCAAAAGGATCACTCCTGAATCCACTAAGGGCAAAGTCAAGAAAGCTGCTTCTGCCAACACCAAGAAGCTAGCTTTAGCCAAAGACTCAAAGTCTCCAAAGAATTCCAAGACCAACAAAGACAAGCCCTCAACTTTAGGTAGGAAGAAAGCTGCCAAGAAAGGCACTAAGGATGACAGGAAGGTTAAAGGAGCCAACGTCAAGCAACAGTGCAAGAGTCCTGCAAAGACCAAGGCAAGAAAGCCCATGGCAGGGAGACCCAAATTAATCAAACATCAAACCAATCCTAGAAAGACAGCCCCGAAGAATTAA